The genome window AAATAATTCTTATCAAATACATAGAGTACTACTTGGCCCAATGTTGcttaaatttaaaagaaaatcctAAAAAATCTGAAATAGGAACAAAGGTTAACCTTTAACTTAGCCATAAGTTTTtggttaaatgttaatttaataaACTGTCTGGAAGGGTTTCTGGTAATTTTAAGCTGAAACAATGAGGTAAAATGTCAGAAACTTAAGTACTATTTTGGTCACTTAACCGTAGAGGTCCGATTTGGGAGTAAAtgtctaaattaattaaaaattcagcTGATTCAAATTTAGGTGCAAGCTTAGAcacgtgtaaacattacaaatattccCGAAAAAATCAGGTTTATAACCAAATTCATTAAAAAACTTGTACTTTGTAATACCACCCCACTGGATAACTAATATTGGAGCAATTTTCATCCACCACATTTCACTGTTTAATTAACTTTGTAGGACAATATTAGACACTTTACCTCAACGGTTCTAAAAAAGTAATCATTTCAATAATTGTCTTATAAATTTATATTCATGTTTGATAGGTTCCGACTTTAATTAACCATGGCCGGTTCGAGAGAGAAGAAGACACTGAAGGAAATGATTCCAGAAATCAACGAATCCATCAAATACCTGCAAAACTGCAAAGATTTCTCTACCAAGGAGGCACATCAACATTTCAGTCTCATTGGTTTTACCCGAAACAAATCTCCATGTGATGACACAATTGGGCTGCGAAAGCATATTGGTAACTCAGATTTCGGCTCACTGTTCCCCAAAATGTGGGACGCTCTGTCCACTTACCTAGATGAGGATATTATCTGGGAAGCACAAGGCCTCaaaaattttgagataatgcttcaAACTTTTGGGAATGTAGCAGACAGCAGCCCCGAACTTGGCGCCTCGTTAGGGAAATGTGGTGGCATACCTCTTTTATTAGCTTGCCTAGACCAGCTGAAAGACAAGCAAGATCATGACACTGATCAAATAATATTCTatattacaagaaacatttttatGCTTCTACATAACGCAATTCGATTGTGGCCATCCAACCTCACATACTTCAGAGAAGGCGATGCAGTACCTATTCTGAAAGGTTTCTTTGACCTTGACAAGCTATGGCAAATTCACTCATTGATGATAGTGGCGTATGTTGCAACTGACGCGGAAAAGAAAGAACTCGAAATGGGGGTGAGAGTCCTGATCAATATCTTGAAGGAAGCTGTTGGTACACCTGCTCATTCAGGGAAAGTTGAAAATACTTATTTCTCTGCATTTGAAGTCCTGAATGCCATCAATCTACTAGCCATAAATGATGACATCAAGAAATCAATTAATAAGGAAAAAGCCATTCCTTTCATCATCAAAATGTTGAAAGAGGACTTCTCTTCAGAAGAGCAGAAAGCCGCCGCTGACGCTCTTTGGAACCTGGCCTTTATTGATAAAATACGACAGTCTGGTATTTTGCAAGACACTATTCCAAGTAAGTAATTGAAATACAAAGCAGAGTGTTATTCTAAATGGTATTTAAAGTGGAAGAAATATTGTGGTAGCCAAAATGTTATTCAAATACAATAATTAAAAAAGCAAACGGTTTATACTCTatcatgtttttattcatttatttttcttgGTAAACGTTTTAAACTGCTAATTCCAGCTACCTATCAAGCTTCTAAAAATCTTCAGAAAATAGCATCCATCTGTGTGTCTCCTTTTGgtgtaattgaagacctgagcgcaagaagactgtcagtccacttttgacgaaattgagttacaggtggttttgaagttattggatggagacaaaaatgttgacaatttttttttgacatttggccctctccccataggggtcacgtgaggggtcaagaggggccaaaaatgaaaaattgtccaatgtcgtcaagagacatgtcaaattactcttctcatcacaacgattacgaaaatatataatttatcatacattttgagctcagttaatgagttagagggtcacttccggttaaaggtcaactgaggtcaaattttaaaacaaccttcaaattcaacaaacaaggtaTCAAATTGCTCACATAGATTAGGGATCAaaacaaaactcgaccgccggttgcccgccggttccgggcggttccgtccggttctaaattatacacagtaatgaggtcagtcgtcacactCTGGCTCatatggccggttggtatcatcgagtgaatgagtggagtgatttcaagtggtttcttttcaaatttagtacactaggaataatcgattttccttctcggagttcttctcaatcaatatagctacttttagcattttattttgataaaatataaacagagacctggtctatttatttctaattattttacatcgtgACAGGTTTCATTTCCGAGGGATAATCGCGATCACGAAATTCGGCATGGTTTAAAAAGCAAGGGTAACACACTAAGAaagggaaaagagagaaaaaacaagacagaaagggagaaagaagggGAAGAGAGAGGGGAAAGGAACAGGGAGATGGAGGATGGGGAGAGGTGGAAAAGgggtgagagtatgagatgtgtctctcaaatcacatgagagagagggggataaaaactacactaagttcgtaatataggcctaggccattAGGCTGGTATattgggcctacaatgatgttggccaggctcgttgaggtgatgtgcaagaagaactaatgagtttgcaagatcgacaaaatataTGCGAATCCCATCACCCCTCGGCACCGCGCCcgtcatcagcaccaatggagattagccatgggggcagggtggcaagtcattcccctctcctgctcagtcgtcagaaatgttgttacaaaatcttccttttggtctattttagacccaaaatcaaccccattttgtaccattttgggctatcattttcttcggaaggggagaggtgtcccaaatatacgagagggggaggggtcataaatgtttggaaagaaaaatggggtgggggtcataaaaagatgaccacagatagtgtgtttgtttccttcaaaaagactgatttcaatacaatttttgcctgTTTAGGGGTGTGTCGAGAGTGTTAGATCAGCTCCTCTGATATAATACTCTTTAGGTGGATCAAAATAAGCCTATCGGGACTAAAATAAAACCAAtagttgtaaaaggcctatgcatcttcctttggcaagttgtcctcaattttgttcattttagtattgaagttacatttttttgcataaatcacaaaagaaatccccagttgaagtacaaagcaaattagtcaatcaatatcacttcaactagggatttcttttgtgatttatgcacGCATCATATCTTCTGGAGGCagttttgaactaatgacctttcgtatataaataataataattgtccaTCGCCAATACAGGCCTAAttgattcacaaaataataaattcacaacttctaaattacttaacctatagaaatcattgaaacactgttctgaactTAAATTAACTGATTAAAACAATAGtgatatattcaagcaattttaaccataaactagaaatcatttccaaaattaatttgctttggtgaCAAGTCAATAGACACGCGACTTAAGCCGGGGACTTAAGAAAAATCGATCATCGTGCAGTACTTTAAAGTATGGGCTATCATGgctattgtgaccgtgaaatttcaagtatgcgctattgtgatcgcgaactaaacatatcgacattttgttaatctctccggttatgtgcttaaaccaaccggcggttgctactcatgcattcttgaatattcatataccaatgacctctgccaaccggacggaaccgcccggaaccggcgggcaaccggcggtcgagttttgatttgatcccttaccaatatggttaaatatttccaacatctgcattcaattttgagttttaagcctttgtttcaatccgagcgcaagaagaccgtaagtccaaaaaTAATAAATCGATCAAAggcgatcaatattacagatatttacttggttgatatacaaaatgattcttcttgcctatactcatgtacctgagaagtatcaatattatagcttttttggtttccaaattatcttattttaaaaagtttaaacgatcatatctcaaaatgctaaatatggacttacgatCTTCTTGCGCCCGGGTCTTCAATTTTGAactctttcaaatttcaaatatggaaaaattattacataacaccatactatttatattatgtcatTATCAACCCTGTTTTGCAGCGTTGAAGAAGTTGGCGAAATCAACCAATAAAGAACTTCGAGATGCCTGTGCTTCAGCACTCTTTGAAATCCAGGGTGACAGGATAGAAACCAATGGTTCTTCGACAGGGAACTCATCACACACACCGCTGCGGCTGCCGCCGTCATACCAAAAAGCCATTTCGGAACCAGACCCATCCAGCTCCAAACAATCTGGTCAGATCATGATAAGCTACCAATGGGACTCCCAAGAACGTGTAAAACAGATTAAAGATCGACTGGTAGCAGGTGGATACAGGGTTTGGTTGGATTTGGATAACATGCGTAAGATCATATCATTTAAGAATTAATACACTAACAATCGCCTATTTAAAGATATTTGTGATAGTTCCTATTTGTTGTTGCTACACATGTTCTGTATGTTTTTCTCGCATGATTTTATCAAAGAAAATCATGCCTAATCATAAACTTCTAGTTGAGCAATTAACCCAAAGAGTCTTAATTTATTTTCACTGTAAATGTAAGTATCTGGCACCTCACCAAGCAATCCCCAGTGTGTTTGGTAGCAGTCAAataatgtatgaataaaataaatgtatcCTGACATCAATTAATACAATACCATTATCTGTTATGCCTTTAATCGCAGATGATGACATTCTTGAGTGTATGGCACTTGCAGTGGAGAAGTCTGACGTGATTCTTATGTGCATGACGGAGAGGTACAAGAATAGCAAGAACTGTAGATCAGGTAAGAAATTGAGTTCTTCTAGGTTGGTTGGTTGTTTTTTGGCTACGCAGAATTTATTCATGTTTGAGTTCAATTCGTATTGAAGAGTACTATTCTTGAAACTTCACATGTTTATTCATTGTTTATCTGGTTAAATTACATCCCGGCGTCCTGTTATATTTCGGTTTCAGAAGCAAGTTATGCTTACAAAAGGACAACGAAAGTCATCCCTTTACTGTTCCAAGAAGGCTACATGCCAGACGGATGGTTGGGACTTCTGCTAGGTACGAAACTTTACTATAAGTTTTATTCAGACGATCATATCAACGAGAACATAGAGCAACTTCTGAAAGCCATTGCAGGAGATGATGCGAAGGCTGGCATAGGAGAGGAAATCGACGGTAAGTGTGATTATCACttaatttgaagacctgagcgcaagaagactgaaagtccacttttgacgaaattgagttacaggtggttttgaagttattggatgaatacaaaattttgacaattttttttttttttttttcccctccccataggggtcacgtgaggggtcaagaatgaatgaatattccatcgggcaatttaagagagCGTGTTCCTAAAATTAAGAAGTGGTCAATCAAATGGCAACacatgggtcaaatttcaaatttgctccAATGTTGTTTAAAAATCATCAAGTATTCCTCTCATCGTATGCATTCTAAAAGTGCTCCGATTTGCAATATGCATAATTTTAGTAAGGG of Amphiura filiformis chromosome 14, Afil_fr2py, whole genome shotgun sequence contains these proteins:
- the LOC140169163 gene encoding uncharacterized protein — encoded protein: MAGSREKKTLKEMIPEINESIKYLQNCKDFSTKEAHQHFSLIGFTRNKSPCDDTIGLRKHIGNSDFGSLFPKMWDALSTYLDEDIIWEAQGLKNFEIMLQTFGNVADSSPELGASLGKCGGIPLLLACLDQLKDKQDHDTDQIIFYITRNIFMLLHNAIRLWPSNLTYFREGDAVPILKGFFDLDKLWQIHSLMIVAYVATDAEKKELEMGVRVLINILKEAVGTPAHSGKVENTYFSAFEVLNAINLLAINDDIKKSINKEKAIPFIIKMLKEDFSSEEQKAAADALWNLAFIDKIRQSGILQDTIPTLKKLAKSTNKELRDACASALFEIQGDRIETNGSSTGNSSHTPLRLPPSYQKAISEPDPSSSKQSGQIMISYQWDSQERVKQIKDRLVAGGYRVWLDLDNMHDDILECMALAVEKSDVILMCMTERYKNSKNCRSEASYAYKRTTKVIPLLFQEGYMPDGWLGLLLGTKLYYKFYSDDHINENIEQLLKAIAGDDAKAGIGEEIDGHIDHSLQEEQSPKATPTKLGEPTVRDWDEEPTAGDWDKEKVQRWLKGNYMAELCDSCKGFDGRHLQEMYLSLRRNKEKFKDELKLDYFLSIKIVVALEDAFGK